One Rosa chinensis cultivar Old Blush chromosome 3, RchiOBHm-V2, whole genome shotgun sequence DNA window includes the following coding sequences:
- the LOC112193904 gene encoding purine-uracil permease NCS1: MVPKCLSFHVHPSFPAITRNPRPCSSFLTSPFLPTNLTAKFHTTHVQAHHHLTLRSPIFTTMASIQSTPSPKFDDFEADPTLTNDDLKPTTPDQRSFSRWELASLWVGLVVGVPTYYLAGSLVDLGMAWWQGIATVVAANVVLLVPLILTGHPGTKYGISFPVLARSSFGIHGAHIPTLLRALVGCGWYGIETWIGGEAIFLLLPSSIKSSSLSQFLPWLGTSPLEFACFIVFWVAQSAIVWKGMDGIRELEKYSAPILITLTSCLVIWAYVKAGGFSHMLSISSKLTSQQFWSLFFPSLTANISFWATVALNIPDFTRYAKSQTDQVIGQAGLPIFMGAFTFVGLAVTCSTEVIFGRVISNPIQLLGEIGGVTTIFLAILGVSLATLTTNIAANVVAPANALVNLSPSKFTFRRGAIFTALLGIAFQPWRLLRSSESFVYTWLVGYSALLGPIGGIILADYYLVHNTNLSMKDLYTQSPYGAYYYTGGYNLPAMAALVFGILPVVPGFLQKVGVLSSVSHTFVIIYNNAWFVSFFSAGFLYWLLLALKRKQNKSHASEDPLLPPAN, encoded by the coding sequence ATGGTGCCCAAATGTCTCAGCTTTCATGTCCATCCCTCCTTTCCTGCAATAACAAGAAACCCAAGACCCTGCTCTAGCTTTCTGACCTCTCCTTTTCTGCCAACTAACTTAACTGCCAAGTTCCACACCACCCATGTACAAGCTCATCATCATCTTACTCTTAGAAGCCCCATTTTCACCACCATGGCTTCAATCCAATCCACTCCTAGTCCCAAATTCGATGACTTTGAAGCCGATCCCACGCTCACCAACGACGATCTCAAGCCCACAACGCCGGACCAGAGGAGTTTTTCCCGGTGGGAATTGGCTAGTCTTTGGGTTGGCCTTGTTGTGGGAGTGCCAACTTACTACTTGGCTGGTAGTCTAGTTGACCTTGGAATGGCTTGGTGGCAAGGAATTGCCACAGTTGTAGCAGCCAACGTAGTACTACTAGTCCCACTGATCCTCACCGGTCATCCAGGCACTAAATATGGCATCTCTTTCCCGGTTTTGGCTAGATCCTCATTTGGGATCCATGGTGCTCATATCCCAACTCTTCTTAGAGCCTTGGTAGGTTGTGGTTGGTATGGAATTGAGACGTGGATCGGTGGTGAAGCAATTTTCCTTCTACTACCAAGTTCAATCAAAAGTTCCTCTTTGTCTCAATTCCTGCCATGGCTAGGCACATCCCCATTAGAGTTTGCTTGTTTTATTGTCTTTTGGGTTGCCCAATCGGCCATTGTTTGGAAAGGCATGGATGGAATCAGAGAGCTTGAGAAATACTCTGCTCCAATTCTAATCACACTCACGTCCTGCCTAGTAATTTGGGCTTATGTCAAAGCTGGTGGTTTTAGCCACATGCTTTCCATATCCTCCAAACTAACATCCCAACAATTTTGGTCCCTCTTCTTTCCTTCCCTCACTGCAAACATAAGCTTCTGGGCTACTGTTGCTCTCAACATACCCGATTTTACCCGATACGCCAAGAGCCAGACTGATCAGGTCATCGGTCAGGCGGGGCTGCCAATCTTCATGGGGGCATTCACATTCGTTGGCCTAGCTGTAACCTGCTCCACTGAGGTAATTTTTGGGCGTGTCatatccaatccaatccaactTCTTGGTGAGATCGGAGGGGTAACAACAATATTCCTAGCCATTTTGGGTGTTAGCCTTGCTACCCTTACCACCAACATTGCAGCTAATGTTGTGGCACCAGCAAATGCGCTAGTCAATCTTAGTCCTTCGAAGTTCACATTCAGAAGGGGAGCTATTTTCACAGCTTTGCTTGGAATTGCATTTCAGCCATGGAGGCTTCTTAGATCAAGTGAGAGCTTTGTCTACACATGGCTTGTTGGATATTCTGCTCTGTTGGGTCCAATTGGAGGCATAATTCTCGCAGATTACTATCTTGTCCACAATACAAACTTAAGCATGAAGGACTTGTACACACAAAGTCCTTATGGCGCTTACTACTATACGGGAGGCTACAATTTGCCAGCAATGGCAGCTCTTGTGTTTGGGATTTTGCCCGTGGTTCCAGGTTTCTTGCAAAAAGTTGGGGTTCTTTCTTCAGTATCACATACATTTGTGATCATCTACAACAATGCATGGTTTGTTAGCTTCTTCTCTGCTGGTTTTCTCTATTGGCTTCTGTTAGCTTTGAAAAGAAAACAGAACAAGTCTCACGCTTCAGAAGACCCACTATTGCCTCCTGCAAACTAA
- the LOC112192730 gene encoding RING-H2 finger protein ATL5, giving the protein MEDVASNFQPSSRSYFTPLLISMAGIVSTTLAVIAYHFIVTKFCLRHRRRQRQRILEGFSNFSPQPNPNNNQTGVDEKVLSSIPILSYSTKDGLTGLDQSECVICLGELEDGDMVRLLPNCKHLFHNPCIDKWFLAHTNCPVCRAPIAAPIKIVEPLPTDQETRDQEVRDEARSVECSNSNSSPQSHEEERGLLGNNATTVQLPKNGLLRNCVSLKVLPIEGSNKQKRFVNGLERSLSLDLSHILINVQRECGDYHKPSSSSSPSSPSSSSSPLAKAVLVECGSFRERSLRQFDRMSTVLIRSLSQLRVGQSSSTMANGHEILPC; this is encoded by the coding sequence ATGGAGGACGTTGCATCCAACTTCCAACCTTCTTCACGGTCCTACTTCACACCCCTTTTGATTTCCATGGCCGGAATAGTCTCCACTACTCTAGCCGTAATAGCATACCATTTCATAGTGACGAAGTTTTGCTTGAGGCATAGGCGTAGGCAGAGACAGAGAATACTAGAAGGATTCTCTAATTTCTCACCGCAACCGAACCCCAACAACAACCAAACTGGGGTAGATGAGAAAGTCCTGAGCTCTATCCCAATTCTCTCTTACTCCACAAAAGACGGACTGACCGGTCTAGATCAGAGCGAGTGTGTGATCTGCTTGGGTGAGCTGGAAGATGGTGACATGGTGAGGCTTCTGCCCAATTGCAAACATCTGTTTCACAATCCATGCATAGACAAATGGTTCTTGGCACATACAAACTGCCCGGTTTGTAGGGCACCTATAGCCGCGCCCATTAAAATTGTGGAGCCTTTGCCTACAGATCAAGAAACCCGAGATCAAGAAGTTCGAGATGAAGCCAGAAGCGTTGAATGTTCTAATTCGAATTCGTCTCCCCAGAGCCATGAGGAGGAAAGGGGACTACTTGGCAATAATGCAACCACTGTTCAATTGCCAAAAAATGGTTTGCTAAGGAATTGTGTGTCCCTCAAGGTGTTGCCTATAGAAGGAAGTAATAAGCAGAAAAGATTTGTGAACGGGTTGGAGAGGTCATTGTCTTTGGATCTGTCACATATCCTCATCAACGTACAGAGAGAATGTGGTGATTATCACAAGccctcttcatcatcatcaccatcttctccttcttcttcttcttctcccctgGCGAAAGCGGTTCTTGTAGAGTGTGGATCATTCAGGGAAAGATCTTTAAGACAGTTTGATCGGATGTCTACAGTGTTAATAAGATCACTTTCGCAGTTGCGGGTAGGGCAAAGTAGCAGCACCATGGCTAATGGTCATGAAATTCTTCCTTGTTAG